In Aspergillus flavus chromosome 3, complete sequence, one genomic interval encodes:
- a CDS encoding putative panthothenate kinase (unnamed protein product), protein MDAQVDRLVDKIWDKTESTPDDSRLMIAVSGIPGSGKTALASLMANRINQLYTAQHPNSPPIATAIPMDGYHLTRAQLAQMPDPVYAAARRGAAFTFDGEKFLRLVQALREQLTPETQSLYAPSFDHAVKDPVDDDIAIPATCRVIFFEGNYLSLNKEPWNKAAQLMDELWFVDVEFETARKRLVRRHVKAGIAKDEAEADKRATENDLVNGREIVDYRLPVQEIITSRYDPNWDR, encoded by the exons ATGGATGCCCAGGTAGACAGACTAGTCGATAAGATCTGGG ATAAAACCGAATCTACGCCAGACGATTCCCGGTTGATGATAGCAGTGAGTGGCATACCGGGCTCCGGAAAGACAGCACTTGCCAGCTTGATGGCAAATCGCATCAACCAACTTTACACGGCACAGCATCCCAATTCACCGCCTATCGCGACTGCTATCCCTATGGATGGATATCACCTTACGCGGGCGCAGCTCGCTCAAATGCCCGACCCGGTGTATGCTGCTGCGCGACGGGGTGCAGCTTTCACTTTTGACGGGGAGAAGTTCTTGAGATTAGTCCAGGCTCTGCGGGAGCAGTTGACGCCGGAGACACAAAGCTTGTACGCGCCAAGCTTTGATCATGCAGTTAAAGATCctgtcgatgatgatattGCCATCCCCGCCACGTGCAGGGTTATTTTCTTCGAGGGGAATTACCTAAGTTTGAATAAAGAACCGTGGAATAAGGCGGCACAACTGATGGATGAACTTTGGTTTGTGGATGTCGAATTCGAAACAGCTCGAAAGAGGTTGGTTCGGAGGCACGTCAAGGCGGGTATCGCGAAGGATGAAGCCGAGGCAGATAAGAGAGCAACTGAAAATGACCTTGTGAATGGTCGGGAAATCGTGGACTATAGGTTGCCCGTTCAAGAGATAATCACAAGTCGTTATGACCCTAACTGGGACCGGTGA
- a CDS encoding putative GPI anchored cell wall protein (unnamed protein product): MLFAKSALFLSFLALGNIAAAAGPKACLLEALGTEPSPGDLKAVCVDKVQTKIESLCSDDDKQDALKQFADTCTAAGHKVVVNTSTSSSASSTGTSTAGSKSSSSGFVTATATSTSSSGSSTSGSDSVTNPSSTSSSGVPLHTANAGSSDRHIPAAAFAAVVFVGFAATL, translated from the exons ATGTTGTTCGCCAAGTCTGctcttttcttgtcctttttGGCCCTCGGAAATATTGCCGCCGCTGCAGGCCCTAAGGCTTGCCTTCTCGAGGCTCTCGG CACTGAGCCAAGCCCCGGTGATCTCAAAGCCGTCTGTGTTGATAAAGTGCAGACCAAAATCGAGAGCCTGTGCAGCGATGATGACAAGCAAGACGCTCTGAAGCAGTTCGCTGACACCTGCACCGCTGCTGGACACAAAGTCG TCGTCAACACCTCGACCTCTTCAAGCGCCTCTTCCACCGGTACTTCCACTGCCGGTTCCAAGTCAAGCAGCTCCGGCTTTGTCACTGCTACCGCTACCAGCACTTCCAGCTCCGGCTCTAGTACCTCCGGCTCTGATTCTGTTACTAACCCCAGCTcgacctcttcttccggagTACCTCTTCATACCGCCAATGCCGGCTCGTCTGATAGGCATATTCCCGCTGCTGCCTTTGCTGCAGTTGTCTTCGTCGGCTTCGCTGCTACGCTGTAA